In the Vogesella sp. XCS3 genome, TCGCGGTTGTCCCGTGGATTGCTGCGATCGGTCTACTGGTCAAGTTTTAAGGGGAGAGGATGGCGCTCAAGGATGACTTGTACTCTGAGGTGAGTCAGATATTCAAAGAGCCATGGACCGTAGAGAAAACTCAAGGCGTGCCCGATCCAGATCAACTTCGACTGTACAACCATGCCAAAGATCTTGAGAGAGCAACTGTGCTATACGCGGATCTTAACGGCTCGACGAGCATGGTAGACAATCATGATTGGCATTTCAGCGCAGAAGTGTATAAAGCTTATCTGCGGTGCGCCGCCCGTATCATTGCTGCAGAGGGTGGTATTGTCACTGCCTATGATGGTGACCGCATCATGGCGGTGTTCACTGGTAACATAAAGAATACTAGTGCAGTACGTGCAGCGATGAAGATCAACCATGCTGTGGTCAAAATTATTCGTCCGGCGATTAGAGCGCAGTATCCCAACAAGATTTTTGAATTGAACCATGTCGTCGGTGTGGACACTAGCCAGCTTCGAGCTGCCCGAATCGGGGTGCGTGGGTACAACGACCTTGTTTGGATCGGTCGGGCAGCAAACTACGCAGCTAAGCTCACGACTCTGC is a window encoding:
- a CDS encoding adenylate/guanylate cyclase domain-containing protein, whose product is MALKDDLYSEVSQIFKEPWTVEKTQGVPDPDQLRLYNHAKDLERATVLYADLNGSTSMVDNHDWHFSAEVYKAYLRCAARIIAAEGGIVTAYDGDRIMAVFTGNIKNTSAVRAAMKINHAVVKIIRPAIRAQYPNKIFELNHVVGVDTSQLRAARIGVRGYNDLVWIGRAANYAAKLTTLPGKSLWITKAVYEAMNEDVKYSSDRKAMWERRSWSAMNNLDIYCSDWLYSV